In Candidatus Tanganyikabacteria bacterium, the sequence CTGCCCGCCGACTGGGAGTTCCGGCTGCCGACCGAGGCGCAATGGGAGTACGCCGCCCGCGCCGGCACGACCGCGGCGACATCGTTCGGCGCGGCGCTGAGCAGCAAGCAGGCCAACTTCCGGGGCGCCCCGTACAACGGCGGCGAGCCCGGCCCTTCGCTGGATCGCACGGTGCCGGTCGGGAGCTATCCGGCCAACCCGTGGGGACTACGCGACGTGCACGGCAACGTGTTCGAGTGGTGCCGCGACTGGGCGCGGGAACAACTGCCGGGCGGCGTGGACCCCGACTTGCATGCCGTGCTGGGCGACCGCAACGAGAGCGGTTCGTTCTCGCGGATCCGGCGCGGCGGCTGCTACGCCGATCCCGGCTGGGCGTGTCGCTCGGCGTTCCGCTTGCGCTTCGAGCCCGAGCGGCGCCACGAGCACATCGGCTTCCGGGTCGTGGCCGTCAGGCCGTGAAGGTTGCCTGACGTCCCCTAGGCGCTGCCTCGCGACCGCTTGACAACGAGCCCCGGGAGGCTGTAATTAACCAGTAGGTTATTTAACCGATGGGTTTAGCAAGCCGGGACCTCGACCACACTTTTGCCGCCCTCGCCGATGCGACGAGACGGGCCATCCTGGCGCGTCTGGCAAGCGGGGAAGCGTCGGTCAAGGAGCTGGCGGGGCCCTTCGACATGAGCCTGCCGGCCGTTTCGAAGCATCTCAAGGTGCTCCAGCGGGCCGGGTTGATCTCCCGCGGTCGGGATGCTCAGAGGCGTCCGTGCCGGCTGGAGCCGGCTGCGCTCAAGGAGGTCGCCGATTGGGTGGGTCAGTACCGCCTGTTCTGGGAGCAGAGTTTCGACCGTCTGGACGAGTATCTGCAGCAGCTTCAGGCGAAGCGGAAGGAGAGTTCGGATGAGCCCGACGGGCAGTGAAGCGGCCGCCATGGCGAGCGAGGAACTGGTGCTCACGCGCGTCCTCGATGCGCCCCTGGCGCTGGCCTACCGGGTCTGGACAGACCACGGGCACCTGGCGAGGTGGTGGGGACCGAAGGGGATCGGCCTCACGGTCATCAGGCTCGATTTCCGCCCGGGCGGCGAGTTCCTCTACGCGATGCACGGCCTGGGTCCCGAGGTCGCCTACGGCAAGTTCGCGTATACCGAGATCGTTCCGGAGGTGCGCATCGTCTGGAACAACTCCTTCGCCACGGCCGACGGCCAGGTCGCGCGCAACCCCTTCGGTGGGACCTGGGCGACCTATCCGCTCGAGGTGAGGCACGTCCTGACATTCGAGGCCGACGGGGACAGGACGCGCGTCACCCTGCGGGCGCGCCCGATCGACGCGACCGCCGAGGAGCTGCAGACCTTCGCCAGCGTCCTGGGGAGCGTGGAGGCCGGCACCAGAGGCACGCTCGATCAGCTCGTAGCGTACCTCGACACCCTGGAGACCGATCGAGACCTCGTGACCGCGCGCGTCTTCGACGCACCCCGCGACCTGGTCTTCGAGGCCTGGACCGATCCTCGGCACGTCGACCGGTGGATGGGGCCGCGCGGGTTCACCACCACCACGTCAGAGATGGACTTCCGCGTCGGCGGCTCGTGGCGCTACGTCATGCGCCACGAGCAGTACGGCTCCTTCGAAAACGTGGTCACGTACCGCGAGATCGTCCGCCCCGAGCGCCTGGTTTACGACCACGGCTCGCCGGAGGATCCCACGATGATGCTCGTGACCGTCCGCTTCGCGGAGGAGGGCGACGGGAGGACGCGGCTCACCATGCGGAGCCGCTTCCCGTCGGCCGAGGCGCGAGACAAGGTCGTCGCCGAGGTCGGCGCCGTCGAAGGCGGCAGGCAGACCCTGGATCGCCTGGCCGAGCACCTGGCTTCGATTGGCACGAGACAGGAGCGATCCGCCCCGTGTACTGGATGAGCGTTCCCTTCCAAGAGCACGGCATCGCCAGGAGCAACGTGTCCAGACGCGGAAAGTCGAAACCCTCGCCGACGAAAGGGCCAGTCCCCACGACGATCGTTCGCGCTCCCTCCGGGATCGCCGC encodes:
- a CDS encoding formylglycine-generating enzyme family protein is translated as MAVALGLAACKPIRPLPPGATFAPPSTFDGAAAGESRQIAGVPVRWCPAGTFTMGSPVFEPERRPGEDQVQVLISKGFWVGQHEVTQGEWQRIVGAAPEPFNVGEGAAFPMYRVNFAEAEDFCLKLTATARASGDLPADWEFRLPTEAQWEYAARAGTTAATSFGAALSSKQANFRGAPYNGGEPGPSLDRTVPVGSYPANPWGLRDVHGNVFEWCRDWAREQLPGGVDPDLHAVLGDRNESGSFSRIRRGGCYADPGWACRSAFRLRFEPERRHEHIGFRVVAVRP
- a CDS encoding SRPBCC domain-containing protein, whose protein sequence is MSPTGSEAAAMASEELVLTRVLDAPLALAYRVWTDHGHLARWWGPKGIGLTVIRLDFRPGGEFLYAMHGLGPEVAYGKFAYTEIVPEVRIVWNNSFATADGQVARNPFGGTWATYPLEVRHVLTFEADGDRTRVTLRARPIDATAEELQTFASVLGSVEAGTRGTLDQLVAYLDTLETDRDLVTARVFDAPRDLVFEAWTDPRHVDRWMGPRGFTTTTSEMDFRVGGSWRYVMRHEQYGSFENVVTYREIVRPERLVYDHGSPEDPTMMLVTVRFAEEGDGRTRLTMRSRFPSAEARDKVVAEVGAVEGGRQTLDRLAEHLASIGTRQERSAPCTG
- a CDS encoding winged helix-turn-helix transcriptional regulator, which encodes MGLASRDLDHTFAALADATRRAILARLASGEASVKELAGPFDMSLPAVSKHLKVLQRAGLISRGRDAQRRPCRLEPAALKEVADWVGQYRLFWEQSFDRLDEYLQQLQAKRKESSDEPDGQ